One Haloarcula sp. CBA1127 genomic window carries:
- a CDS encoding universal stress protein, whose product MYDTIVVATDGSADANRAATHALEQAEQHGAELHAVFVVDTDRHAEPALSSMELETIEVEEWGNKELTEIAERGDGLDVEVTTRCCHGKPYVEIISYADEVDADLIVLGYHGHSHSKGDQIGSVTDRVVQNAGRPVLVAA is encoded by the coding sequence ATGTACGACACAATTGTGGTTGCGACCGACGGCAGTGCTGACGCGAACCGCGCAGCGACACACGCGCTCGAACAGGCCGAGCAACACGGTGCCGAGCTTCACGCAGTCTTTGTTGTCGATACGGATCGACACGCTGAGCCAGCACTGAGCAGCATGGAACTGGAAACCATCGAAGTCGAGGAATGGGGGAACAAAGAGCTCACGGAAATCGCTGAGAGAGGCGACGGACTCGATGTCGAGGTCACCACTCGGTGCTGCCACGGGAAACCGTACGTGGAGATTATCAGCTATGCCGACGAAGTCGACGCCGACCTGATCGTGCTCGGATACCACGGCCATTCCCACAGCAAAGGCGACCAGATCGGAAGTGTGACCGACCGGGTCGTCCAGAACGCGGGACGACCGGTGCTGGTGGCTGCCTGA
- a CDS encoding DUF2267 domain-containing protein — protein sequence MDFDEFTGEIQHRLELPGTGEAVRATRATLLSLGERIPAENAADFAASLPMEIKWYMTGAVHDHGQRFDWTEFVDRVGEIEGVEPSDAAYHARVVVDLMHTVVPAADFQDLRGQLPESGDGENWRELFSIVDAGGWGEAEEAQTGGGPQ from the coding sequence ATGGACTTCGATGAGTTCACCGGCGAGATACAGCACAGGCTTGAACTACCCGGTACTGGTGAGGCCGTTCGGGCGACCCGCGCGACACTGCTATCCTTGGGAGAGCGCATTCCCGCGGAGAACGCCGCGGACTTCGCTGCCTCTCTCCCGATGGAAATCAAGTGGTATATGACCGGCGCCGTCCACGACCACGGCCAGCGGTTTGACTGGACGGAATTCGTCGACCGTGTCGGCGAAATAGAAGGGGTTGAACCGTCGGACGCAGCGTATCACGCACGCGTCGTTGTTGACCTGATGCATACGGTGGTCCCGGCCGCTGATTTTCAGGACCTCCGCGGCCAGCTCCCCGAAAGCGGGGACGGGGAAAACTGGCGTGAACTATTCAGCATAGTCGATGCCGGTGGCTGGGGCGAGGCGGAAGAGGCGCAAACCGGCGGTGGTCCACAATAG
- a CDS encoding universal stress protein: MFDSILVPTDGSEHATRAAEHGAALARAFGASLHVIAVIDTRTAGGPFSGDALEDETLDRMTADAEDTVAAITDAVDAPGAIQTTIRKGDPVDEICAYRDDHDVDLIAMGTHGRTGVGRYLAGSVTESVVRQADVPVLTVRATDRSRDTAPYDDILVPTDGSASATAAVEPACEIAAQFDARVHALNVVNLSNIATGSEYTLPKDLIESLESQGEKVTERIAARARESGVETVTRVVSGFPAADILEYADENDIDLIAMGTAGRTGLNRFLVGSTTERIIRHADMPVLAVNARDQRVDEA, translated from the coding sequence ATGTTCGATTCAATTCTGGTCCCGACTGACGGTAGCGAACACGCGACCCGTGCCGCCGAGCACGGGGCAGCGCTGGCCCGTGCGTTCGGCGCGAGCCTGCACGTCATCGCTGTCATCGATACGCGAACAGCAGGCGGGCCGTTCAGCGGTGACGCCCTCGAAGACGAGACACTCGACCGCATGACGGCCGACGCGGAAGACACGGTCGCGGCTATCACGGACGCGGTGGACGCCCCCGGAGCGATACAGACGACTATCCGCAAGGGCGATCCAGTTGACGAGATCTGCGCGTACCGCGACGATCACGATGTGGACCTGATTGCTATGGGAACACACGGCCGCACAGGCGTCGGACGATATCTCGCCGGGAGCGTGACAGAGAGCGTCGTTCGACAGGCCGACGTCCCTGTTCTCACTGTCCGTGCAACCGACCGGAGTCGCGACACTGCGCCCTACGACGATATCCTCGTCCCGACGGACGGAAGCGCGTCCGCAACGGCCGCAGTCGAGCCCGCATGCGAGATTGCGGCGCAGTTCGACGCCCGCGTTCACGCCCTGAACGTCGTCAATCTCAGCAATATCGCAACCGGCTCCGAATACACGCTGCCGAAAGACTTGATCGAGTCCCTTGAATCGCAAGGGGAGAAAGTGACTGAGCGGATTGCAGCGCGAGCACGCGAATCCGGCGTCGAAACTGTCACACGGGTCGTCAGTGGATTCCCGGCGGCAGATATTCTTGAGTACGCTGACGAGAACGACATCGATCTGATCGCTATGGGGACGGCCGGTCGGACCGGTCTCAATCGGTTCCTCGTGGGAAGTACGACAGAACGGATCATCAGACACGCCGATATGCCTGTACTCGCAGTTAACGCCCGAGACCAGCGTGTCGACGAAGCCTGA
- a CDS encoding pyridoxamine 5'-phosphate oxidase family protein: MAADNPVTMADEERDAFLDNGGTGVLSLAAGDAPPHSVPVSYGYDALTTTFFFRLAVGAERSKGELDDRAATFVTYHETDAGWQSVVANGRLEDVEREGIETETLEGLEHVDMPMVDIFERPLREVDFEFYRLVPDELTGRAES; encoded by the coding sequence ATGGCTGCGGACAACCCGGTTACGATGGCGGACGAGGAACGGGACGCGTTTCTGGACAACGGGGGGACGGGCGTCCTTTCGCTCGCCGCCGGCGACGCGCCGCCGCACTCAGTCCCGGTTTCGTACGGGTACGACGCGCTGACCACGACCTTCTTCTTCCGGCTAGCGGTCGGTGCAGAGCGGTCGAAGGGTGAACTCGACGACCGCGCGGCGACGTTCGTGACTTACCACGAGACGGATGCGGGATGGCAAAGCGTGGTCGCGAACGGTCGGCTCGAAGACGTCGAACGGGAGGGAATCGAGACGGAAACGCTGGAAGGACTGGAACACGTCGATATGCCCATGGTCGACATCTTCGAACGCCCCCTCCGCGAGGTTGACTTCGAGTTCTACCGCCTCGTGCCCGATGAGCTAACCGGGCGGGCCGAGTCCTAG
- a CDS encoding nitrous oxide reductase accessory protein NosL, giving the protein MSDYAPALTRRHFIVGTATVVSLSGCLGTSEEMEPVAIESGQNCDQCGMVIDQHPGPVGQTYYQDNTPEGHDPPARFCSTTCTYRHRFAKEQSGWTPAETFLTDYSATDYEVRTDGGKTIISRHLKTEAFAPVGELTVVANSDVEGAMGPAIVPFSDSADAESFAEEYGGQTLPAEDITRELVGGM; this is encoded by the coding sequence ATGTCTGACTATGCACCAGCCCTGACACGCCGGCACTTCATCGTCGGGACCGCGACAGTCGTGTCGCTCTCGGGGTGTCTGGGGACAAGTGAAGAGATGGAACCGGTTGCCATCGAGAGCGGCCAGAACTGTGACCAGTGTGGGATGGTCATCGACCAGCACCCGGGTCCAGTCGGCCAAACGTACTATCAGGACAACACGCCAGAGGGGCACGACCCGCCAGCACGGTTCTGCAGTACGACCTGCACGTATCGGCACCGGTTCGCCAAAGAACAGTCGGGGTGGACGCCCGCGGAGACGTTCCTGACCGACTACAGTGCAACCGATTACGAGGTCCGGACTGATGGGGGCAAGACCATCATCTCCCGGCACTTGAAGACCGAGGCGTTCGCCCCAGTGGGGGAACTCACGGTCGTCGCCAATTCGGATGTTGAGGGGGCAATGGGGCCCGCTATCGTCCCGTTCAGTGACAGTGCAGACGCCGAGTCGTTCGCCGAAGAGTACGGCGGCCAGACCCTCCCCGCGGAAGACATAACCCGAGAACTGGTGGGCGGGATGTAA
- a CDS encoding helix-turn-helix domain-containing protein, producing the protein MSTVTEQVRSHVESKPGVHFNALAADLDIATGQAQYHLRKLRRAGDVVAEEIQGKTHYYSREYGPWERRVLAFARRETARTILLHLLEADSLSADELTDRLGVARSTVSWHVSALADAEILKKSYGERGRVVVALTDPDATQRLLAVVRPSLTDRLIDRFTRLVDEGLAAASDDD; encoded by the coding sequence ATGTCCACGGTTACTGAGCAAGTGCGTTCCCACGTCGAGTCCAAACCGGGTGTCCATTTCAACGCGCTTGCAGCGGATCTCGATATCGCGACTGGGCAGGCACAGTATCACCTGCGGAAACTACGCCGTGCCGGCGACGTCGTCGCCGAGGAGATTCAGGGCAAGACGCACTATTACAGCCGGGAGTACGGTCCCTGGGAGCGACGTGTGCTCGCGTTTGCCCGGCGAGAGACTGCGCGGACGATTCTCCTGCATCTGCTAGAAGCGGATTCCCTGTCGGCAGACGAACTGACCGACCGGCTGGGAGTCGCCCGGAGTACGGTCTCTTGGCACGTTTCGGCACTGGCTGACGCAGAGATACTCAAAAAATCGTACGGCGAACGGGGGCGTGTCGTCGTCGCTCTGACCGACCCGGACGCGACACAGCGGCTGCTCGCGGTGGTCCGACCATCGCTTACGGACCGTCTCATCGACCGGTTCACGCGGCTGGTCGACGAAGGGCTCGCAGCCGCCTCGGACGACGACTGA
- a CDS encoding pyridoxamine 5'-phosphate oxidase family protein, with translation MTVDQLEEYGLEQMDDEVIREFLATHSTGVLGLPTTDVPYLLPLSYGFDDGASLYFTYLLGESSRKAELTERAGRGRFLVYDIDTAFEWQSVMLAGDISSVPEDDWSDITAMTQNAWRPNTLQTATTSGGVALYEFEITDLAGIQQTGLAPDFRENIEP, from the coding sequence ATGACAGTCGACCAATTAGAAGAGTACGGACTCGAACAGATGGACGACGAAGTGATTCGGGAATTCCTCGCCACACACTCGACCGGAGTCTTGGGGCTGCCGACGACAGACGTCCCGTATCTGCTACCACTATCGTACGGCTTTGATGACGGAGCCAGCCTCTATTTCACCTACCTCCTCGGCGAATCGAGCCGGAAAGCGGAGCTGACTGAGCGGGCCGGCCGTGGCCGGTTTCTCGTCTACGACATTGACACGGCGTTCGAGTGGCAGAGCGTGATGCTTGCCGGCGATATCAGCAGCGTGCCGGAGGACGACTGGTCGGATATCACGGCGATGACACAGAACGCCTGGCGACCCAACACGCTCCAGACGGCCACCACCTCCGGCGGGGTCGCACTCTACGAGTTCGAGATAACGGACCTTGCTGGTATCCAACAAACCGGACTGGCACCCGACTTCCGGGAGAACATCGAGCCGTGA